In Calothrix sp. NIES-2098, the DNA window ATAGGAACAGCAGGGATTTGGCAGATGTGTGTTCAGTTGACCCTGGCGTTGTACGGCTAGGAAGAATTAAAGGTGGCAGGTAGAGCGATCGCACCCCCAAGAATATCATTGAATTTTTGAGTTGCAGTTAGAATTATGGCTTCTTGATAGCTTAGAAAACAATCTATAACATGAAGTCATCGCAGAGAATTTTGATTATCTTAGCTGCGCTAATTGGGTGGCCGCCGAGATACGTGCAAAATGGGACACGTTGTAAAGTTTTGTTAAGAGGTAAACAAAAAACCTGTGATTTACAAGGATTACAGCCGCTTAAGCAAGCACTAAACTTTCGACCTCATCCAATGAGGGTGGCACAGTCTCCATATCAATTAGGTAATCACCAAACCGCTTAACATGAGCCGTAATATAAGGACTCACAACCGCCACATCCTCACGACTAATCAAATATCCCTGCTTCTGTAAATTTCGCAGTATATCAGTTAAATCAACAACATTTTGGAACAAAACAGCATTTGCTACTAAATCCTTATACTTAATTACCTTTTCCTGTTCAATTGGGTCATTCTTCATCACAACTCCAAAGCCACCAAAGAAAAACCACTTCGAGAATTTATGATAAGCCTCCACAATATTCGTCACAGCAGTAATTTCTTTTCTCAGCTGCATATCCGATATGTATTGCAGCAAAAAAACAGTTCTTACTACTTGTCCTAATTCCTGAAAAGCCTGATATAACCTATTTTTACGGCTATAATTACCCAATTTACGCAATAAAATTGCGCTTGATACTTTACCTGTTTGGATTGATAGAACTACCTGTAAAATATCTTGCCAATGAGTTTCTATCCGCTTCCAATCAACAGTTTCACAGAACAAAGAATCAATATGTTGATAAACAGTCTCTTTATCAGGACGATAAAAATTTAAATCTTTCCAATTACGAATCCGAGGCATTAACTTAATTCCCAACATATGTGCCAATGCAAACACAGGTGTTGATTGACCGTGGGTATCAGCATGAATTGTATCGGGTTGAATATCGGAAGAGTTTTTTAACAACCCCTCGATGATATGAACAGCCTCCCAAGTGCCACAAGAAATAAACTGGCTAAATAAAGCCACATAGGTATCAGAGACATGGTGGTAAGCTATTCCTCCGTAGCCCCCATAGCGAATATGATACTCAGACAGTAAATTCTCTTCGTAGAGTTCATACTTTGTTCCATCTGCCGCCGCACTCTTACCATCACCCCAAACTGACGGCAGATTTAAAGCATTATAGCGGTTAATAATATCCACCAATGCTGCATTGAGCTTATCCACAGTCACATGGCGACGGTTGACAAATGCCAGTTCCTTCGCGGTGACAATGCCTCGCATATGTCTCGCCGCTTGAGTCGGCCCCAAATTGCAACCATAAGTAAACGTCGTTAAAAGATAACGTTCCGTCGCACGTTCAATTTTAGGATCTGAACCTGACAGCGGCCCAAAGTGACGGGTAAAATTCGTCCAGTAGTCAACATTTCTGAGGATATCGATTAAATTTCTTTCTGGAAATTGTTCTTCGATTTTCTCTATTAAGGCAATGGCCGCAACACTCAACTCGTTACGCTGATACTTTTTGAGTATGGGTTCGCCTTCATCATTAATAATAAATTGGTGGTTATTGGGATAACCTGCATCCACCGCCGCTGCCGTGTCCGTCAACCAAGATTTTAGTGTCAAGGTAAAAAAAGAAGCGGTATTAGGAAAGCCTAAATTCTCACAGTATTGGTCAACTAACGGCAAACACTCTGACCAAGGTAGTAATTGTTCGCGGTAGTCGGCGTAATCTTCACTACCAACAACGCAGATATCTCCTGACCTTAATTCGGCTGCTAAGTAATAAAAAATACAAGCCTCGAAGTGCCGACGAACTAATTTGGTTTTCTCTCCTCGCTTGACTACAACTAATTTTCGCCACTGTTCTGAAATAAAATCTAGTTCAATACTTGCTTTGAGAAATTCTCCTCGACGATGAGAATTATCTAGGACAAATTGTAATGCCTCGATAACACTTTGTTCGTTAGTAGTTGATTTGAACTCTAATGCTTTTACTAAGCGAAAAAATGTCCGACGGTGATTTTTATAAAATTTCCAAATTAGAGGAAGATGATTATTACCCCTATAAGCATTCATCGCCTCACATTCCGAAAGCAGTTGCTCTGCTCCTCCGTCTTGAATAAATACATTATTTAGTTTATGAAACAGAGATATTCCCTGATTTGTTAGTAGCTCAGTAGAGAGATTTAATTCCAGTATCTGCTCTGGAGAATTAGATGAATAACTATCGGTTGCTTCAATCTCTGGGTGAGAGGATACTGGTTCATGATTTAATTGATTTTCCTCCATAAAAACATGGATGACATTAGTCAACACACCAACTAATTTCTCTTGTGTTTCTTGAATTCTCTTTTTGATGAGTTCTAATTCTTTTGTAGCGTCATTATTGATTGAGCGCATTTGTTTTAAAAACATCTCAACCAAACTATCTCGCGCTGTAACTTGCGCCGCATAAATTAAGCATAAAATCAAAGTAATCCGTTTGGATAAACTAAAATCCTTGATTTCATGGGCATCTAATACCCGTACTTCGGCAGCAAAATGGTGAATTTTGGCAGTGGTAATATCCTTTAGTATTGGCTTAACATCACCCAAAGAATCTAGCCAGATTAAATGTACAATAAAGTCATTGATATTGTTACGGGTAGGGCTTTTAGGTAGTTGCTTCAGGCTGTTGAATGAGGTTTGATACTCAAGTGGATGACGCTCTAACAAGTCCAGCAAGCGTTCTTGGTAATCTGACGAGATGCGACTCAGTACGAGGGAAAATAATCTTTGGTTTACTACATTTCTCACTCGACGGACTAATCTATTTAATGTGTTAAACCCTGGTAATTCATATCTATTTTTAACTAATTCAGCAATGGCTACATTCATTAAATCAGCAGGATTATCCATAACAGTCGCCGATTCATTCACTGCTTTTATAGCTATATGTAGCCCAGTTTGATTAAATTGATTTACCTGGAGATATTCGCGGATAGCAGTCCGGTGCCGATACATTGTTTTGCGATTTTCATAACCCAAAACAGTATCAACTGAGAATTTTAAATTGCTGCGAATATGATTAACTATTTTCAGAGGAATTTCTATTACCGAAGGAAAGTAACCTAGTCGCTGGAATGATTTTAATAGACATACTAAGTTAAGAATATTACTTTCACCTTTAGTTGTTGCGTAAGCAAAAGCAATTTCACTCTTGTTGGGTGTGTAAATCTCGGTGAGTTCTTTGGGGGTTAATTGACGCTTAAATCGAGGGTAAGCGGTACGTTCTATCGATGTCACCATCAGTATGTGTTTGTGGGATTTAAAACTTCAAAAGATATATATCACCAATCAGCCACAAGCGTTGGATTTTATGTAGAGAAACATTACCAAAAAGAACTGTTTATGGGCAAGTTTTTAACATGGAATGTGTGGGGAGTTGATTGTGTCGTACCCAATGTTAAAGTACCCAATTACCTTTTATGGGCAAGTTGGTTTTTATGACTCATACTGCTCCACCCAAAAAAGTCACAAACCTAGAGAAACGCACACGAGAATATCTGCTACCCCACGAAGTCGAAGCCATGATTAAAGCAGCTTCATCAACAGGGCGGCATGGTCACAGAGATTCGACTTTAATTTTACTGGCTTATCGTCACGCTCTACGTGTATCAGAATTAGTAGCACTGCGATGGGAGCAGGTAGATTTTTCTAGTGGCACAATTCATATCAATCGACTCAAGCATGGTATTAGTTCAACGCATCCTTTACGTGCTAGAGAGTTAAGGTGGCTACGACAACTACAACGAGAATATCCTCACTCCCCTTATTTGTTTGTTTCTGAGCGTGGTACTCCGATGGCTGTTGCCACAGCTTTTAATATTATTAGTCGTGCTGGCACTCTTGCTGGGTTAGGGTTATCCGTGCATCCGCATATGTTACGTCATGCCTGTGGGTTTTATCTGGCATCTGTTGGTCATGACACTAGAGCTATTCAGGCTTATCTGGGACACAAGAATATTCAACACACTATTCGCTACACAGAATTATCGAGCGATCGCTTCAAAAATTTCTGGCTCGACTGAACCTAAAATCAATGCTTTCAACCTGATTTCTTTACAAAACTTTACAACGTGTCCCATTTTGCACGTATCTCGGCGGCCACCCTGAACGTCTTCCTGAAATGAGTGAAGCTGCCATATATGCCGTTATGACTCGTATTATGTTACGTCGTCTAGCCGTCTAAAGATTTACTTTATAAATGGTCTCTCAGGGCATTGCCTTGGTTATTAAACAGCAACCAGAGCGAATATAGATTAAGCTGTTACCCCGCCTACATAGCAATTGATTATTTTTTTAACCTAAAGTCCCTAAATAGAGAGTCGTGCTAATACATTTTCTATCCCCCTGCGCGCTTGGTTGAGATGAATCGGGTCATCTCTCATCACAAAGAGGAAATTCGCAGCCAAGAGCATGGCTTCGATTTCAAAGACTGTCTGAGCAACGTCCGCGTTGGGATCTATCTCGCTGAGAACCCGTGCATCAAGGATGCACTGCTTCAATAATGACATCCACTTGTCTAGCACTTCGACGACGCGATCGCGGGCTGGCCCCGGGCGCGTGTCGAGTTCTGCGGCGACTGCGGCAAAAAAACACCCACCCGGAAAAACTTTGCGTTCGAGATGGGAAAGAAATGCATTAACTACTACCTTCAGCCGTTCAGTTCCTTCCTGTGCTTGCATCGCAGGCTGAAGTACTTCACTCTCAAAAATCAAGGCTGCCGTTTCAATCGTCGCTAACTCTAGTTCTTGTTTGTCTTTGAAGTGGGCGTAGAGTCCACTCTTGCTCATCCCCACTTCAGCAGCTAGAGTCCCAAGCGATAAGCCATTCAGTCCCTTGATTGTTGCTAACTTCGCCGCAGTTAGCAGAATAGTGGCGCGACTAGTCTGGCCTTTTGAGTGGCGAGGCTTGCCGTCTTCTGAATCGGTTTTTAATGACGAAATATTACTCATGGCTTGACAATAGCACGAACGGTCGTAATAATCAACTTTAACAAATAAAAAACGACTGTTCGTGCTTTTATGTATCGCTCTTGATGTCATCCGCTCCGGAGGCAGAATCAGGTCAAGCTAATTGACTTACAGACAAATTAGATTGCCGCAGATATCCGACACCATTGGACGACAAAAAGTTTGACACTGCATGAAAGGACGGAGACTGTATCACCGATGTGTGCATCACTTTTAAAGTAGTAGGAATAAATATCATGACAATATTGTTGAATGAGACGCTTGGGAAACTGAAGACCAATGTAAGGGGTCATGTGGTGCTTCCTGAAGATCCGCCTTATGACGAAGTTCGGGAAATTTGGAATGCGATGATCGATCGGCGACCTGCTGCGATCGTCCAGTGTGCAACAGCCGATGATGTTGCTCATACAATCTTGTTTGCGCGAGAAAACGGACTGGAAATATCAATCAGGGGTGCTGGACATAATATTGCGGGGAATGCTTTGTGCGATCGCGGCGTGACGATCGATCTTTCAACCATGAAGAATGTCCGTGTCGATCCTCAAAAGCGGCGTGCCTATGTCGAACCAGGTGCGACGCTGGCTGATTTCGATAAAGTGGCACAGATGCATGGGTTAGCAACTCCAGTGGGAATTAATTCAACAACTGGTATAGCCGGTCTTACTCTCGGTGGTGGTTTTGGTTGGTTGACTCGTAAGTATGGCATGACGATTGATAATCTTGTTTCTGCGGCAGTAGTCACAGCAGACGGAAATCAAATCCGAACCAGCGAAACCGAAAACCCTGACCTTTTCTGGGCGATTCGCGGTGGCGGCGGTAACTTTGGTGTAGTCACTGAGTTTGAATTCGCTCTCCATCCTGTGGGCCCTGAAATATTGGCTGGGTTAATCGTTTTTCCGTTTAGTCAGGCTAAACAGGTGCTAACACAATATCGGAAATTTGCTCAATCGGCTCCTGAGGAACTGAATGTATGGGTGGTACTCCGCAAGGCTCCGCCACTACCTTTTCTACCCGAACACGTGCATGGTAAAGAAGTAATCGTGCTAGCTGTCTTTTATGCAGGTGACATTGCAGAAGGTGAGAAGCTGATTGAACCTCTACGCAGTTTTGGCGATGCCTATGGCGAACACATCGGCCCTCAACCCTATGTAGTATGGCAGCAAGCATTTGATCCCTTGCTGACAAAGGGTGCTAGGAACTACTGGAAATCTCATAATTTCATAGAATTACAGGATGGGGCGCTGGATGCGATCGCCCAATTCGCAGGCAAATTACCCTCACAAGCGTGCGAAATCTTCATAGCATTGATTGCCGGGGCATCCAACCGAATTTCAGCAGATGCTACAGCATATTATCATCGAGATGCAAAGTTTGTGCTGAACGTGCATGGACGATGGGACGATCCCGCGCAGGATCGAATATGCATTGCGTGGGCACGGGAGTTTTTCCAAGTTTCTGCACCTTATGCATCTGCTGGTGCCTATGTAAACTTCATGACCGAAGAGGAAGGCGATCGCGTCGCCGCCGCTTACGGAGCCAACTACGAGCGCTTGTTACAGATTAAGAGGCGCTACGATCCTGAAAACATTTTTCATCTCAACCAGAATATCAAACCCTGAGTTGGCTTTACTTTTATCGCTACGCCTGTACGTCGCATATTTTGAGTTGGGTTTAAATTCCCGACTCAAAATGTCTTTAGAGGTTATACCATTTTGGATTTTAGATTTTGCGGAAAGTTGCCAGGAGGGTTTCCCTCCGTAGCAAACTTTCCAAGACGGATTTTGGATTGTGAATTGTCTTCTGTGTATAGCTTCTGCGAATCCATCTGTCGCAATCATTAGGCTAAGAGTAATCCTTTACGGTAGCTTCTAGAGTTGTCTGCACAACCATAAAAGAGCGTTGTTTGATTTTAGATTAGTATTCCGCAAGGAAACGATAGATATTCGGCTAAAAACTAGCGTATCATCGAACTTAAACCTATTCCTGCCCAAATTGCATTATTTGAGACTGCTTAGATAGTGTCGTCGTTGAAAGTAGTATTTTGATATACGACAATATAGCCTCCAGAATGTTGCAATCTCGTTGCCGATTTCATTCTCAGGCTTTGCTAAATCATGGTTTAATTTCGCCCAATTGAAACTTTTGGTTGGAGTCAAAGTTAATCAACTGGTGGAATCTAGCTTTATCCTGGTTTAATCATTTACGATTCGTCCTCAAGTCTCAATCTTACTTCCTCTACAAAAAATCTCTCCTACCTGGTTTTTAGAGGAAAACCCAACAGCAATCTACTACTCGCAAGTTGGGTATTAGCTTTTTTGAGTATATCCATGACCAAACCTATAATATAGGGAGCAACAAATCCTAATGACTAGGCAGCTACTTGTTTTGCCACAATACTCATTTTTACACCACCTTGAGGTGCCAATAAAAAACCTCGACGTGCAGGATTAACAGGATATTTATCTTCTAATTTTAATTGATAATTTAACATAATCGTCGCCAGAATTAATTTCATTTCAAACAGAGCAAATACTTGACCTAGACATTGACGAGAACCTCCACCAAAAGGCCAAAATTCATAAGATGAGTATTTACGATTAATAAACCTTTCTGGTTGAAATTTGTTTGGTTGAGGATATAAATCTTCTCGACGATGAGTTAGATAAATACAAGGTGTCACATATGTCCCAGCAGGAACATCATATCCCCTTAAATTAACAGAGCGGAGAGTAACTCTGGGAAAAGTGAAAAGAACTACAGGGTAAATCCGTAAGGTTTCTTGACAAATTGCTGTCAAATAAGGAAGTTGAGTAATTGTGAGTGGATCGGGAGTCTTTAAACCTTGTAACTCATGTAACATTTTCTCATAGACTTCCGGTTGTTGATGAATCCAGTATAAAGCCCAAGCAATTGCAGTAGCAGTCGTTTCGTGTCCAGCAACAAGTAAAGCTAAGAGATTATCTCTTAATTCGGCATCACTCATGCTCTGTCCATCTTCATATTTTGCCTGCATTAGCAAACTCAGAATATCAAAACGATTTGGTTGCGATTGTTGGCGACGCTTCCATATTTCTGACATCAGTATTTTATCAATCTGTTGTCGCAAACTCAGATATCTTCCCCAAGGACTCCAAGAGCCTAAATCTTTCTGTAAAGCCGGGAACAATAAAAGACTAGCACCAAGTGGTGAATTAGTTAAATTTAACCAACTTGTCATTAAGGTTTTCAAATTTTCAAAGTTTAACCCCTCATCAATACCAAAGACTATTTTTAAAATAATCTTCATGGTAATGTTTTCACTCAAATGACGAGCAATAAAATTTTCACCTAGTTTGAGTTGTTGTATTACTTGTTGAGTAATCTCACAAATTTGTTGCCCATAATTGAACATTTGTTCTCCATGCAAGGGAGGCATCATTAGCTTGCGCTGTTTCTGATGACGTTCTCCATCTTGCACAATTAATGAGTTTTCGCCAATTTGAGGTTTGAAGATTTCATTGGCAGCACCTGGAGCATCAAGATTTTTTTTGGGAGGATTAAATAACTCTTGAAGGTCTTGCGGATGGCTAACAACTAAAGTCTCTATGTTGCCAAAAGAATTAGTAAAAAAAATATCTCCATAATTTTTAGCACAACGTTCCAAAAAATCTAACGGTTTTAGGGTAGATTCAATTTGTTGGATAAATTTAGGAGTTTTAAGTTTTTCAATTTGCTTGATTGTCATATGTGCTAGATGCCCCGAGAAATATTTTGTTTAAACTTTTAGTATAAACAGCAAGAAGCTGCATTGGTTTTCGTCAAACTGCGAATAATCCAGATTTTTTAAGACGAGAGAGTAAACCTGAACGGCTACTGTAATCCTTCTGTATCTTTTGAATGCTGGCTTTAAACTCTTCTAACGATCCTTGATATTCTGCCAAGTCTCGCAAATCAATAAGATATGCAACTGCTTGTTCATAGGGTTTTGATTGCTTCAGTTCGATTAACTTATATACTTCTAACCACACTTTATCTTTTTTTAAAGCCAGTGCTTCTAATTTACGGATTTTCTCCTGTTGTGCTCTCAGGAATTCCTGTTTATTGCGGCGTTCATTTTGCTCTTGAGCACCTGTTAATAATTCTGCTAAAGAGCGTCTAGTAATCTTATCATTACCAGAATTTTTTGGATTTTTAAATATTGCTCTTAGTCTCTTAATAAGCTGAAGCTTAACATTAGGTTCATCCCTCATTACTTTGAGTAGAAATTCATTTTTCTCCTCTGATGACAAAGTACGAATCCATTCTTCTATTGGTTCAACTTCATCTTGTTGCGAAACACTTTCTCCTGTTGCAAACGCTATCAGATCTCGGTCGATATCAAAAAATTCTATAAAAGCTTCCAAATAGATGGGTAGTTGATTCAAGTTCGCAGGTACAGGTGGTTCAAGCAACTCCTCTTGCTCTTCATAGATAGAGATGGAAGTAGCTTTTAGCCAAGCAAGGTATAAAGCTCTAAAATCTCCCTGTAAAATGTCATCTCGAATCTGCAATAACCTAGTTAACCATCCTTCACCTTCTATCCAAGTTCGATATTCTTCATCATCAAGATTGATATCTAAGATTATATAGCTTGAGTTTGTAGATACTGTAATTTGCTCGGGTAGACAGTAAGGCTCAAAAACTGAGGAATCAATCACCGATTTTGGCAGACGAAATACTAATTGTCTAGTACCCCAATTTGCCACATATAGCATAACATCAAAGCACTTTTCTAAAAGCTCTTTAGGTTCGCCTCTAAAATCACCATAGCTATAAGTAAAAATCGCACTTCTTGATGTTAGCTGTACGCGGCTGGAAAGCTTACTAATATACGTTTGTTCTGATGTTGTTAATGGTTTGTCTACTGCTTGAAATTCGTAATACTGATATTCACTCATTGTCTTATTTATTTTGACGATGTTAATTTATTTAGATAAATTCATAACAATTGATTCCGCCCATTTTTTATAATTTTGCTGTTATTACTTTTCAATAACAGCAAAACAGCTTAATATTTAGCTAACTTTTTGTTTTCCAAATAGCGATAATTGTCCAGGGGAAATATTGCCTCTTCTAAAACGATGGTAATAAAGATGACAGCCACTACATAGACAAGCTAAGGTTTCCAAACGATTATCGAAAGGATCGTAGTTCCAATGATGTACTTGCAATGTGTAAGCTTTACGTTGAGAAACAGTTAAATCAATAGGTTTTTCACCGGGGCGCAAGCATACTCTCCCGCACCTAGTACAACGCCAATCAGAAGCAGCTTTTAAAGCTATGGCTATTTCTTTCCAATTGTTTGGATATACACCTTGACTCATGAAAGTTTTTATAGCTGATAATGCTGATAATTACAACAGCTTACCGCAACTTTAAGTCTAGTTAAATCAGCGATCGCTCAATAGCAAAATTTACAATCAATCTTTCTCTTGAGCTTCCGCTTGTTCCTTAGCTACAGCAAGAGCAATAACCTGCCGTAGCCATTCAGAACGGTTGGGCTTGTTACGCACGTAAGTATCTAATTCCTCTGGCAGCAGTACAGATATAGGTTTTGCACCAGATTTTACTCCTACTCCTTTTGATTGAAAGCGAGTAGCAATATCCTTTCTTTCCATAGTAATTAGCCTTTTCTCTCAGCCTATTTTAACAAAACCCGTATATATACGGTTATACATTAATTATTTTAATCATTTAACAGGTTCAAAATTATTGAAATAGCCATATATATATGGGATAATAAAGATAGTGAGAGATAGGAAATGGAGCGCCAAAAAAACTCCCGGCAACGGAACCGATACCGAAGCGTGAAGTTTTAAGATGTAGCGCTAAATCCAAAACTCTTACATACACAACAGAAAAAGCACCCCCGACGACCAATCTAAAGGTGCTTCTTCTGAGTTCAATACTAGAAGGATTGTAACACATGAATTTGTTTTCTAATACCCTAATATTTCACTCAGAACAAGATGCTCAATTAGTTGCCCAACAAGTTTACAACTGCCACCAAGAAGGTAATGTTTTAATTTGTCCGATTCAAGAACAGAGGGCAGTAGATTTAGCAATCAATTTAGCAGATGTTGCCTTACCAATAATTGAAGGTACTAGTTGTTTACTTCCCTTCCCCAAGCATAAGCGTGAGTGTCAAGATGATGATACACCACAGATTTATGTAGCTTGTTTATCTGCATACAACAATGGCTTTTTACACGGAATGTGGATAGACTGTACACAAGATGCGTCAGACATTCAAGAAGACATTGAATGGATGTTATCTTGGTCGCCCTGTCGTAATTATGAAGCCTGTGAAGAGTTTGCAATTCATGATTTTCAAAACTGGTATGGTATTCATCTGAGTGAATACGAAAGTATAGAAAAACTAGCCGAACTAGCCCAAATTTTATCAGAGTATGGTGCAGCCTATGCAGCTTATTATGAATATGACAGTAGTGAGGCTAGCGTAGAGGATTTTCAAGAACATTATTGGGGCGAGTACGAAAGCGAAGAAGACTTTGTATATGACCAACTCGAACAACAAGGATTGATTAAAAATCTAGAAGACATGGGTATTTCTAGCTTCTACCTCAATTGGTCAGCAATAGCTCGTGATTGGTTTATTGACTCCTACTACTCAGTAGAAGAAAGTTACAACAAAGTCTACGTTTTTAGCCGTCACTAATAAAATAAAGAGGGTAGTTATCAACTACCCTCTCTCTTAAAAAAAATTGACATATGAATTTAGATAAAATTCATATGTCAATCTTAAAAAAAACCATAATCATTTACGTTGACGAGGGGATTTCTTGATAGATGATTCTTGGATATAATTACCAGGAATCACCACTTGTGTTTTATTCAATCGCAAATGATAACAATAGCTGTTGGTGTTAGGACAAGCAATCAAAGAAGGATAATTTACACCAAACCAAAAACCCAGTGAAGTAAAAATCAATAGACCCACCAAATAAAATGTACTGCCGGAAGTACCAGAACCAATCCATCCACCAAACCACAACAGATTTAACTTTAAATCGTGGATTTTTTCTTTTTGCAGTTGCACTCGCTTTTCTTGAGTTTGTACCCATTGTTGAGAATCTTTCAACTTTTGGTAAGCCAATTGAAGAGCTTTAACTTGAGACTTTTTTTCAATGCGAATATCAATGGTACGTTTTTCAGAAGCCAGCAGTTGTCCTAATCTGTATTCGTTCCATTCTCGGATTCGGGCGGCAATGGTATCGGCTTGTCGGAAGAAGGCAACAACGGTTTCATCTCCAAATCTGTCGCCATTATGGCGCGAAGTGGGGACTTTCCCTCAATCTGCTCCAAAATGCGCTCTTCCAATTGGGCATAAAAACTTTGAATATCCTCTTGGCTTTCAGATAGCTGACGCGAAACATTTTTCAGGTACAGTTTGTTAACTAAACCAGGAATCTCAGAAGCACGTTTTTCTGTGACCTTATCTACCAAATTAATCAGAGAAGCTTCCGATGAGGCAGCAGCATTACTAATATGCTCAGTAATATTTTGCTGAGGCTTTTGTTGAGTTACCGCAGTTAAGTCAACACCAAAATGAGTTGCTACTGTTTGGAGATTATTACCTTGCTTATGCAGCAGCTCACTGGCTTGCAAAAATCGCTCACGCTCAGACTGACTATATTGTTTTTGGTTGGGTGATAATCCACAGGCTGTACAAATTATGACAGCTTGTGATAATTCGACAGCTAAACCAGATTGTTCTTGGACATAATTCAACATCTCTAAAATGTTCATCTGTGCTAACGGCTCAATTGAAGATGAGCGTTTTTTATCTTCTTGTTGAAAGTAAGCAGATATTTGTTTTTTAGTTTTACCAAGCTCCATCAACTCACGACAGCTAAGAATTCTGAGAGCCTCATCTTCTGTATACTCAGCTTTGTCAGTTAAACCGCAAGCTTCTAAACACTGAGCAATTTTATCGTCTGTCAGGTTAGAAAAAACTTCATTTCGTTGTTGCATACTCTTTCACTCACTCACTCACTTGCTGATGATGCTATTTCCGAAAGGATTAAACGGCTCTAGAGGCGAATCTAACTCCAGACTGAGATCATCTATAACCTGTTGAGATTCAATTTCCAATTCATGATTTTGTGCTGTAGTAGTTGTAGAAGCCTCTACCAATATAGATGCTTCTTTCTGTTGTTGATGACTATTAGCATTATTGATAATTCTCAGAGAGCCTACCCCTAACTTGGTACGCAGATATAAACTGTGCAACTGCCAACGATATTCGGCATCATAGAGTAACTGTACTGCCTTGGTATGAGAATTAGTTTGGTGCTGACAAGCTAAAGGTAGCCAACAGACCTTGGCGGCGATCATCAGCATCTCGTTTTTTGAGTATGGTCTTGCTTGCTCATCTTGGAGAAATTCCATGAGCATTGCTTCCGGGCTATCTTCTTCCACCGTCGCCCGTAATCGGATTTCAAATGTCCGTTTTCCCATCTATTTATCCCGATTTTGTTTGCCAGCTAGAATTGGAGCTTGGGGAATTGCTTGCCGA includes these proteins:
- a CDS encoding cytochrome P450, giving the protein MTIKQIEKLKTPKFIQQIESTLKPLDFLERCAKNYGDIFFTNSFGNIETLVVSHPQDLQELFNPPKKNLDAPGAANEIFKPQIGENSLIVQDGERHQKQRKLMMPPLHGEQMFNYGQQICEITQQVIQQLKLGENFIARHLSENITMKIILKIVFGIDEGLNFENLKTLMTSWLNLTNSPLGASLLLFPALQKDLGSWSPWGRYLSLRQQIDKILMSEIWKRRQQSQPNRFDILSLLMQAKYEDGQSMSDAELRDNLLALLVAGHETTATAIAWALYWIHQQPEVYEKMLHELQGLKTPDPLTITQLPYLTAICQETLRIYPVVLFTFPRVTLRSVNLRGYDVPAGTYVTPCIYLTHRREDLYPQPNKFQPERFINRKYSSYEFWPFGGGSRQCLGQVFALFEMKLILATIMLNYQLKLEDKYPVNPARRGFLLAPQGGVKMSIVAKQVAA
- a CDS encoding antirestriction protein, coding for MNLFSNTLIFHSEQDAQLVAQQVYNCHQEGNVLICPIQEQRAVDLAINLADVALPIIEGTSCLLPFPKHKRECQDDDTPQIYVACLSAYNNGFLHGMWIDCTQDASDIQEDIEWMLSWSPCRNYEACEEFAIHDFQNWYGIHLSEYESIEKLAELAQILSEYGAAYAAYYEYDSSEASVEDFQEHYWGEYESEEDFVYDQLEQQGLIKNLEDMGISSFYLNWSAIARDWFIDSYYSVEESYNKVYVFSRH